The proteins below are encoded in one region of Oncorhynchus kisutch isolate 150728-3 linkage group LG14, Okis_V2, whole genome shotgun sequence:
- the LOC109875801 gene encoding secretagogin has protein sequence MDNAFDNLDAVGFLQIWQHFDVDDNGYIEGKELDDFFRHMMKKLGMSDEITDDKIRRVKERFMSAYDTTADGRLQIQELATMMLPEEENFLLLFRRETPLDNSVEFMRIWRNYDADSSGYISAIELKGFLQDLFLQHKKTISPNKLEEYTETLMKMFDKNNDGRLDLNDLARILALKENFLLKFDMNACSQEDRKRDFEKIFAHYDVSKTGALEGPEVDGFVKDMMELVTPTISGTDLDKFRKVLLGHCDMNGDGKIQKNELALCLGLKYSS, from the exons ATGGACAATGCTTTTGACAACCTGGATGCTGTGGGCTTCCTACAGATTTGGCAACATTTCGATGTTGACG ATAATGGTTATATTGAAGGAAAGGAATTGGACGACTTTTTTCGACACATGATGAAAAAACTTGGGATGAGC GATGAAATAACAGATGACAAAATTAGACGAGTGAAAGAAAGGTTCATGTCAGCTTATGACACCACAGCGGATGGTCGCCTGCAAATCCAAGAG TTGGCCACCATGATGCTACCGGAGGAGGAGAACTTCCTCCTACTGTTCCGCAGAGAGACGCCATTGGACAACAGTGTGGAGTTCATGAGG ATCTGGAGAAACTATGATGCTGACAGCAGTGGATACATATCAGCTATAGAGCTCAAG GGTTTCCTGCAGGACCTGTTTCTCCAGCACAAGAAGACCATCTCCCCCAACAAACTGGAGGAGTACACCGAAACCTTG ATGAAGATGTTTGACAAAAACAATGATGGCAGGCTGGATTTGAATGACCTAGCCAG AATCCTTGCTCTGAAAGAGAACTTCTTGCTGAAGTTTGACATGAAT GCTTGCAGTCAAGAAGACCGGAAGAGGGACTTTGAGAAGATATTTGCCCACTATGATGTT AGTAAGACGGGTGCTTTGGAGGGTCCGGAGGTGGATGGCTTTGTCAAAGACATGATGGAACTGGTCAcg CCTACCATTAGTGGAACGGACCTGGACAAATTTCGCAAGGTCCTGCTGGGCCACTGTGACATGAACGGTGATGGAAAGATCCAGAAGAATGAACTGGCCCTGTGCCTCGGCCTGAAATACTCCAGTTAA